A window of Exiguobacterium sp. FSL W8-0210 contains these coding sequences:
- a CDS encoding DUF1659 domain-containing protein: MTQAEEIKTSLVIVFERKDKVTANGDAVVARRRYNGLRSNLPADVVASIGQSIGSLLDGRYALTEISRDYALLKA; encoded by the coding sequence ATGACACAAGCAGAAGAAATCAAGACGAGTCTCGTCATTGTCTTCGAGCGGAAGGACAAGGTGACAGCAAACGGTGATGCCGTCGTCGCTCGCCGCCGCTACAACGGCTTACGTTCGAATCTTCCAGCAGACGTCGTCGCTTCGATCGGGCAATCGATCGGCAGCTTACTCGACGGACGCTACGCGCTGACGGAAATCAGCCGTGACTACGCTCTACTGAAGGCATGA
- a CDS encoding potassium channel family protein: MVWLRFLRKVSFLRMRTLGYASLIFVFGVAGIMYALEPETFGSYFRAVYWTMTTVVTVGYGDFFPNSDTGRILTIFVFIFGIGIVGGLISKLVDGVQLIRNQKERGLLQVKETGHTVVFGYSRRSKHVIDSLLEHTDVVLVDDLEREPFSHPRFHYVCGDPALTSTLERAHIEKAVRAIVLADHSIPPVHADGRTLLIASSIERANPNIYTIVEMMLEEHLDSFEQVKVDEVLLGDETIARMAILASHHPGVTKVVTNLLTKDGGGMFSIPTRPEWATYRDAFHALLEEGVTILSDGKRLDLNQRLDETIPKNGTLIVLCSEETAQRIGAI; the protein is encoded by the coding sequence ATGGTCTGGTTACGTTTTTTACGAAAAGTATCGTTTTTACGCATGCGGACGCTCGGATATGCGTCTTTGATCTTTGTCTTTGGTGTCGCGGGCATCATGTATGCTCTTGAGCCAGAGACGTTCGGATCCTACTTCCGGGCCGTCTACTGGACGATGACGACCGTCGTCACGGTCGGGTACGGCGACTTCTTCCCGAATTCTGATACCGGTCGGATTCTGACGATTTTCGTCTTCATCTTTGGAATCGGGATCGTCGGGGGACTAATCTCAAAACTGGTCGACGGTGTCCAGTTGATTCGCAATCAAAAGGAAAGAGGGTTATTACAAGTGAAAGAAACAGGGCATACCGTCGTTTTCGGTTACAGTCGGCGTTCGAAGCACGTCATCGATTCATTACTCGAACATACGGACGTCGTCCTCGTCGATGATTTAGAGCGCGAGCCATTCAGTCATCCACGATTTCATTACGTCTGTGGTGATCCGGCACTGACCTCGACGCTCGAACGGGCACACATCGAAAAGGCAGTTCGTGCGATCGTCCTCGCCGATCATTCGATTCCACCGGTCCATGCTGACGGACGGACATTGTTGATTGCTTCAAGCATCGAACGGGCGAACCCGAACATCTACACGATCGTCGAGATGATGCTTGAAGAACACCTCGACAGCTTCGAACAGGTTAAGGTTGATGAGGTGTTACTTGGTGATGAGACGATTGCCCGGATGGCGATCCTCGCGTCCCATCATCCTGGCGTGACGAAGGTCGTGACGAATTTGTTGACGAAGGATGGGGGAGGGATGTTCTCAATTCCGACGCGACCGGAATGGGCGACATATCGTGATGCGTTTCATGCCTTGCTAGAAGAAGGGGTGACGATTCTATCCGACGGGAAGCGGCTCGATTTGAACCAACGTCTCGACGAAACGATTCCGAAAAACGGAACGCTGATCGTCTTATGTTCGGAGGAAACCGCCCAACGAATCGGAGCAATTTAA
- a CDS encoding S8 family peptidase: MKKQLALLTLATIVAMPTSAFAQSQYVQYDPTFTEQQKQEWLANQGLTEIRALKQKGFSLVEPLAHLEEEDIDADLIPITDVKKATDSAQFQQTYLDQSRIPAYWKYSRGKSDVRVAIIDDAIDTKHREFKDVIYKTTTISGIRKPDDHGTHVAGIVGAREDGQGIVGVASGVKLIGADVFDGEYAGSIDIGDGILYAIEQGADVINLSLGQYEYDPYMESAIKKAEAKNILVVGAAGNDGKGKVLFPGSMSQVVAVGSVGTLGRASTFSNYGKGLNIMAPGEGIYSTIVGNKYGYLDGTSMATPVVSGVLALAKSKNPFVSNTTMRSKLYAAATKKSGDTKLHYGTGRLNAGILATLPAPISKISLPSTVKPNQLFSFYFDEYASAKTTTRLYKDGKVVKTFTQSNLTNGTHKFTYKLKDKGSYKLVFTTTGGRHTRTVERLLTVK; encoded by the coding sequence ATGAAAAAGCAACTTGCACTACTCACGCTAGCGACAATCGTCGCCATGCCAACGTCTGCTTTCGCGCAGTCTCAATATGTACAATACGACCCAACCTTTACAGAACAACAAAAACAAGAATGGTTGGCAAATCAGGGGCTGACCGAGATTCGTGCCTTGAAACAAAAAGGATTTTCTCTCGTCGAGCCACTTGCACATCTCGAGGAAGAGGATATCGACGCCGATTTGATTCCGATCACGGATGTCAAAAAAGCGACGGATTCTGCCCAGTTCCAGCAAACGTACCTCGATCAGTCACGGATTCCGGCTTACTGGAAGTACAGCCGCGGGAAATCGGATGTTCGTGTTGCAATCATCGATGACGCGATCGATACGAAACATCGTGAGTTCAAGGATGTCATCTATAAAACGACGACGATTTCCGGGATTCGAAAACCAGATGATCACGGGACACATGTCGCGGGGATTGTCGGGGCGCGTGAAGACGGTCAAGGGATTGTCGGTGTCGCTTCTGGTGTCAAACTGATCGGGGCGGACGTCTTTGACGGAGAATATGCCGGGTCGATCGATATCGGCGACGGTATTTTGTATGCCATCGAGCAGGGGGCAGATGTCATCAATCTGTCGCTCGGACAATATGAATACGATCCGTATATGGAGTCCGCGATCAAAAAAGCAGAAGCGAAAAACATCCTCGTCGTCGGCGCAGCCGGGAACGACGGGAAGGGGAAAGTTCTTTTCCCAGGCTCGATGAGTCAAGTCGTTGCCGTCGGATCAGTCGGGACGCTCGGTCGTGCCTCGACGTTCTCGAACTACGGCAAAGGACTCAACATCATGGCGCCGGGTGAAGGGATTTACTCGACGATCGTCGGGAATAAATACGGCTACTTGGACGGAACGTCGATGGCGACACCAGTCGTCAGCGGTGTACTGGCACTCGCAAAATCGAAGAATCCGTTCGTCTCGAACACGACGATGCGCAGTAAGTTATATGCCGCAGCGACGAAAAAATCAGGCGATACGAAGTTGCATTACGGGACGGGTCGCTTGAACGCCGGAATCTTGGCGACGTTACCGGCACCGATCTCGAAGATCTCGTTGCCGTCAACGGTCAAGCCAAATCAACTGTTTTCATTCTATTTCGATGAGTACGCGAGTGCGAAGACGACGACACGTCTCTATAAGGACGGAAAGGTCGTCAAGACGTTCACGCAATCGAATTTAACGAACGGGACGCATAAGTTTACGTATAAGTTAAAAGACAAGGGATCCTATAAGCTCGTCTTTACGACGACCGGCGGACGCCATACGCGGACCGTTGAACGACTCCTGACAGTGAAATAA